The Bradyrhizobium ottawaense genome window below encodes:
- a CDS encoding nitrate reductase cytochrome c-type subunit, with product MTFVRLIPLIAAAAVAVAVAIPFAVSGPLAQEAKQPKALREAPLTEMSAPPDVTKQSVPASGFERAYRQQPPLIPHKIDGYQITTENNACMGCHDWPGNTRVNAPKISETHYVDRQGVRLDKVAGTRYFCQQCHVPQADAKPLVGNIFQNATQAK from the coding sequence ATGACGTTTGTTCGACTGATTCCGTTGATCGCGGCGGCGGCCGTCGCCGTCGCAGTTGCAATTCCGTTCGCGGTGTCGGGCCCGCTTGCGCAGGAGGCCAAGCAGCCCAAGGCGCTGCGCGAGGCCCCGCTGACCGAGATGTCGGCGCCGCCCGACGTGACCAAGCAGTCGGTGCCGGCGAGCGGCTTCGAGCGCGCCTATCGCCAGCAGCCGCCGCTGATCCCCCACAAGATCGACGGCTACCAGATCACGACGGAGAACAACGCGTGCATGGGCTGCCACGACTGGCCCGGCAATACGCGCGTCAACGCGCCGAAGATCTCGGAGACGCATTACGTCGACCGCCAGGGCGTGCGGCTCGATAAGGTCGCCGGCACGCGTTACTTCTGCCAGCAATGCCACGTGCCGCAGGCCGACGCGAAGCCGCTGGTCGGCAACATCTTCCAGAACGCGACGCAGGCGAAGTGA
- a CDS encoding NapC/NirT family cytochrome c, whose protein sequence is MQDTSTSAAVAAAQPGRLKRLWRWFFSPTARYAWGLIAIVAFAGGVLFWGGFNWAMELTNNEQFCISCHEMKENVYLEYRNTVHYSNRTGVRASCPDCHVPKEWSHKVVRKIQASNEVLHKILGTIGTPEKFNAHRIDLAKSVWRGMKTTDSRECRNCHKFDHMEYAVQEPRASKLHQTAFAQGKTCIDCHQGIAHKLPPKAQEGYRDMLEHIDEVGPVQRMIDFLQDADVAKAKAAR, encoded by the coding sequence ATGCAGGACACCAGCACTTCTGCCGCCGTCGCAGCAGCGCAGCCGGGTCGCCTGAAACGGCTGTGGCGATGGTTCTTCTCGCCGACCGCGCGCTACGCCTGGGGACTGATCGCCATCGTCGCATTCGCCGGCGGCGTCCTGTTCTGGGGCGGCTTCAACTGGGCGATGGAGCTGACGAACAACGAGCAGTTCTGCATCTCCTGTCACGAGATGAAGGAAAACGTCTATCTCGAATACCGCAACACGGTTCACTATTCGAACCGCACCGGCGTGCGCGCCAGCTGTCCGGATTGCCACGTGCCGAAGGAATGGAGCCACAAGGTCGTCCGCAAGATCCAGGCCTCGAACGAGGTGCTGCACAAGATCCTCGGCACCATCGGCACGCCCGAGAAGTTCAACGCCCACCGCATCGACCTTGCCAAGAGCGTGTGGCGCGGCATGAAGACGACGGATTCGCGTGAGTGCCGCAACTGCCACAAGTTCGACCACATGGAGTATGCGGTGCAGGAGCCGCGCGCCTCCAAGCTGCACCAGACCGCGTTCGCGCAGGGGAAGACCTGCATCGATTGCCACCAGGGCATCGCGCACAAGCTGCCGCCCAAGGCGCAGGAGGGATATCGCGATATGCTCGAGCATATCGACGAGGTCGGCCCCGTGCAGCGCATGATCGACTTCCTGCAGGATGCCGACGTCGCCAAGGCGAAGGCGGCGAGGTGA
- a CDS encoding DUF2478 domain-containing protein, whose translation MLQQSRDTADSAPRPSAAVSVALVYDSGPAVNRWFAGLVTELRGSGKSLAGLIQEDVPQPGRTRCDMVLHELATGRSMSISEDLGAGATSCRLSTPRLLEAAQLVEAQLADAEIVFLNKFGKAEAEGGGLRDLIAHCIESGKSLVIGVPSGNQQAWTDFCGEYFRTVAATPEPSQEAIAALAALLGQPKTGSAKAGSEQLHVA comes from the coding sequence ATGCTTCAGCAATCCCGCGATACGGCGGATAGCGCGCCCCGGCCTTCCGCCGCCGTCAGCGTTGCCCTGGTCTATGATTCGGGCCCGGCCGTGAACCGGTGGTTCGCCGGTCTCGTCACCGAGCTTCGCGGCTCGGGCAAGAGCCTGGCCGGCCTGATCCAGGAGGACGTGCCGCAGCCGGGTCGCACACGCTGCGACATGGTTCTGCACGAGCTCGCCACCGGCCGGTCGATGTCGATCTCCGAGGATCTCGGCGCAGGTGCGACCTCCTGCCGTCTGTCCACGCCGCGCCTGCTCGAAGCGGCGCAACTGGTCGAAGCCCAGCTCGCCGACGCCGAGATCGTGTTTCTCAACAAGTTCGGCAAGGCCGAGGCGGAAGGCGGAGGGCTGCGCGACCTGATTGCCCATTGCATCGAGTCCGGCAAGAGCCTCGTGATCGGCGTTCCCAGCGGCAATCAGCAAGCCTGGACCGATTTCTGCGGCGAGTATTTCAGGACGGTCGCGGCAACGCCGGAGCCGAGCCAGGAGGCGATCGCGGCTCTTGCAGCTCTGCTCGGTCAGCCCAAGACTGGTAGCGCGAAGGCCGGCAGCGAGCAGCTACACGTGGCCTGA
- a CDS encoding NapC/NirT family cytochrome c → MSATTEESKPRRGFIARTWSFVLELWGVLRRPSSVFALGTLVLAGFVAGVIFWGGFNTALELTNTEKFCTGCHEMKDNVYAELKSTIHFSNRSGVRATCPDCHVPHNWTDKIARKMQASKEVWGKIFGTIDTREKFMDHRLELAAHEWARFKANDSLECRNCHSADSMDITKQSPRASVAHQRYLFSGEKTCIDCHKGIAHKLPDMRGVPGWQ, encoded by the coding sequence ATGAGCGCGACCACGGAGGAGTCCAAGCCCAGGCGCGGCTTCATCGCGCGAACCTGGAGCTTTGTGCTCGAGCTCTGGGGCGTGCTGAGGCGCCCGAGCTCTGTGTTCGCGCTCGGCACGCTCGTGCTCGCGGGCTTCGTGGCGGGCGTCATCTTCTGGGGCGGCTTCAACACCGCGCTGGAACTGACCAACACCGAAAAGTTCTGCACCGGCTGTCACGAAATGAAGGACAACGTCTATGCGGAGCTGAAGTCCACCATCCACTTCTCCAACCGCTCCGGTGTCCGCGCCACCTGTCCGGACTGCCACGTGCCGCACAACTGGACCGACAAGATCGCGCGCAAGATGCAGGCGTCCAAGGAAGTCTGGGGCAAGATCTTCGGCACGATCGACACCCGCGAGAAATTCATGGATCACCGGCTCGAGCTGGCCGCGCATGAATGGGCGCGCTTCAAGGCCAACGATTCACTGGAATGCCGCAACTGCCACAGCGCGGATTCCATGGACATCACGAAGCAGTCGCCGCGGGCCTCGGTTGCGCATCAGCGCTACCTGTTCAGCGGCGAGAAGACCTGCATCGATTGCCACAAGGGCATTGCCCACAAGCTGCCCGACATGCGCGGCGTTCCCGGCTGGCAATAG
- a CDS encoding nitrate reductase cytochrome c-type subunit — protein sequence MMKRLGIAVLALAIAAGASALTAQTLNSGLRGPTPLNDEGPAPTMLPNRNTSEKETRNYPEQPPVIPHTIDGYQIDLNGNKCLSCHARARTAESQAPMVSITHFMDRDGQFLASISPRRFFCTECHVPQNTANPPVSNDFVDIDTLLSRASPGGRR from the coding sequence ATGATGAAGCGACTTGGCATTGCCGTGCTGGCGCTCGCGATTGCCGCGGGGGCGAGCGCGCTGACCGCGCAGACGCTCAATTCAGGCCTGCGCGGCCCGACCCCGCTTAACGACGAAGGGCCGGCGCCGACGATGCTGCCGAACCGCAACACCTCCGAGAAGGAGACGCGCAACTACCCGGAGCAGCCGCCGGTGATCCCGCATACGATCGACGGCTACCAGATCGACCTCAACGGCAACAAGTGCCTGTCCTGCCATGCCCGCGCGCGCACGGCGGAGTCGCAGGCGCCGATGGTCTCGATCACCCACTTCATGGACCGCGACGGCCAGTTCCTGGCCTCGATCTCGCCGCGTCGCTTCTTCTGCACGGAGTGTCACGTGCCGCAGAACACCGCCAATCCGCCCGTGAGCAACGACTTCGTCGACATCGACACGCTGCTCTCGCGCGCAAGCCCCGGTGGCCGCCGATGA
- the napA gene encoding nitrate reductase catalytic subunit NapA — MTSPKLDRRQMLKLEAAAIAAAAAGMPVPALAANLAAEREASELKWDKAACRFCGTGCSVMVATKDNRVVATHGDIKAEVNRGLNCVKGYFLSKIMYGHDRLTQPMLRKANGKYDKNGEFTPVSWTEAFDIMEVKWKEAMKKRGPNGVAMFGSGQWTIWEGYAASKLFKAGFRTNNIDPNARHCMASAVAGMMRTFGIDEPAGCYDDIEATDAFVLWGSNMAEMHPILWTRLADRRLSAPHVRVAVLSTFEHRSFDLADIGMVFKPQTDLYILNAIAHHIIKTGRVHKDFVAAHTIFRRGQTDIGYGLRPEHPLQKKATGAAKANDSTDMSYDEFVKFVSDYTLEKAAEMSGVPLNRLEALAELYADPKTKVVSFWTMGFNQHTRGVWCNNLVYNIHLLTGKISSPGNSPFSLTGQPSACGTAREVGTFSHRLPADMVVTNKQHRDHAEHLWLLPEGTIPDKPGAHAVLQSRMLKDGLINAYWVQVNNNLQAGPNTNEETYPGFRNPDNFIVVSDAYPSVTALAADLILPTAMWVEKEGAYGNAERRTQFWHQLVNAPGEAKSDLWQLMEFSKRFKIEEVWPEELIAKKPEVRGKTLFDVLYKNGQVDKFPTSEIEEGYANEESKAFGFYVQKGLFEEYASFGRGHGHDLAPFETYHRERGLRWPVVNGQETKWRFREGSDPYVKQGTDVQFYGYPDGKARIFALPYEPPAESPDGEYPFWLSTGRVLEHWHSGTMTRRVPELYKAFPEAVCFMHPDDAQEAKFRRGDEVKVVSRRGFIRARVETRGRDRPPRGLVFVPWFDESKLINKVTLDATDPISLQTDYKKCAVRIERV; from the coding sequence ATGACATCGCCAAAGCTCGACCGCCGCCAGATGCTGAAGCTGGAGGCTGCCGCGATCGCGGCCGCCGCTGCCGGCATGCCGGTCCCGGCGCTCGCCGCCAATCTCGCCGCCGAGCGGGAGGCGAGCGAATTGAAATGGGACAAGGCCGCCTGCCGCTTCTGCGGCACCGGCTGCTCCGTGATGGTCGCCACCAAGGACAACCGCGTGGTCGCGACCCACGGCGACATCAAGGCCGAGGTCAATCGCGGCCTCAACTGCGTCAAAGGCTATTTCCTCTCCAAGATCATGTACGGCCACGACCGCCTGACGCAGCCGATGCTGCGCAAGGCGAACGGCAAATACGACAAGAACGGCGAGTTCACGCCCGTGTCCTGGACCGAAGCCTTCGACATCATGGAGGTGAAGTGGAAGGAGGCGATGAAGAAGCGCGGACCGAACGGCGTCGCCATGTTCGGCTCGGGCCAGTGGACGATCTGGGAAGGCTATGCCGCCTCGAAACTGTTCAAGGCCGGCTTCCGCACCAACAACATCGATCCCAACGCGCGGCACTGCATGGCTTCGGCCGTCGCCGGCATGATGCGCACCTTCGGCATCGACGAGCCGGCCGGCTGCTACGACGACATCGAGGCGACCGACGCCTTCGTGCTGTGGGGCTCCAACATGGCGGAGATGCACCCCATCCTGTGGACGCGCCTCGCCGACCGCCGGCTCTCGGCGCCGCATGTCCGCGTCGCCGTGCTCTCGACCTTCGAGCACCGCTCGTTCGACCTCGCCGACATCGGCATGGTGTTCAAGCCGCAAACCGACCTCTACATTCTCAACGCCATCGCCCATCACATCATCAAGACCGGCCGGGTCCACAAGGACTTCGTCGCCGCACACACCATCTTCAGGCGCGGCCAGACCGACATCGGCTACGGCCTGCGGCCCGAGCATCCGCTGCAGAAGAAGGCGACGGGTGCGGCGAAGGCCAATGACTCCACCGACATGAGCTACGACGAATTCGTCAAGTTCGTCTCGGACTACACGCTGGAGAAAGCGGCGGAGATGTCCGGCGTGCCGCTGAACCGCCTCGAGGCGCTGGCCGAGCTCTATGCCGACCCGAAGACCAAGGTGGTCTCGTTCTGGACCATGGGCTTCAACCAGCACACCCGCGGCGTCTGGTGCAACAACCTCGTCTACAACATCCATCTGTTGACCGGAAAGATCTCCTCGCCCGGCAACAGCCCGTTCTCGCTGACCGGGCAGCCCTCCGCCTGCGGCACCGCGCGCGAGGTCGGCACCTTCTCGCACCGCCTCCCCGCCGACATGGTGGTGACCAACAAGCAGCACCGCGACCACGCCGAGCATCTCTGGCTGCTGCCCGAGGGCACCATTCCCGACAAGCCCGGCGCACATGCCGTGTTGCAGAGCCGGATGCTGAAGGACGGCCTCATCAACGCCTATTGGGTGCAGGTCAACAACAATCTCCAGGCCGGCCCCAACACCAACGAGGAGACCTATCCGGGCTTCCGTAATCCCGACAATTTCATCGTGGTCTCGGACGCCTATCCGTCGGTGACGGCCCTGGCCGCCGACCTGATCCTGCCGACCGCGATGTGGGTGGAGAAGGAGGGCGCTTACGGCAACGCCGAGCGGCGCACGCAGTTCTGGCACCAGCTCGTCAACGCGCCCGGCGAGGCGAAGTCCGATCTCTGGCAGCTCATGGAGTTTTCCAAGCGCTTCAAGATCGAGGAGGTCTGGCCCGAGGAGCTGATCGCCAAGAAACCCGAGGTTCGCGGCAAGACCCTGTTCGACGTGCTCTACAAGAACGGCCAGGTCGACAAATTCCCGACCTCCGAGATCGAGGAGGGCTACGCCAACGAGGAATCCAAAGCATTCGGCTTCTACGTGCAGAAGGGACTCTTCGAAGAATACGCCTCGTTCGGCCGCGGCCACGGCCACGACCTCGCGCCGTTCGAGACCTATCACCGCGAGCGCGGCCTGCGCTGGCCTGTCGTCAACGGCCAGGAAACCAAATGGCGTTTCCGCGAGGGCAGCGACCCCTACGTCAAGCAGGGCACCGACGTGCAGTTCTACGGCTATCCGGACGGCAAGGCGCGCATCTTCGCCCTGCCCTACGAGCCGCCGGCGGAATCGCCCGACGGCGAATATCCGTTCTGGCTCTCGACCGGCCGCGTGCTGGAGCACTGGCATTCCGGCACCATGACGCGCCGCGTGCCCGAGCTCTACAAGGCCTTCCCCGAGGCCGTGTGCTTCATGCACCCGGACGATGCGCAGGAGGCCAAGTTCCGTCGCGGCGACGAAGTGAAGGTGGTCTCGCGGCGCGGCTTCATCCGCGCCCGTGTCGAGACACGCGGCCGCGACCGGCCGCCGCGTGGGCTGGTCTTCGTGCCGTGGTTCGACGAATCCAAGCTGATCAACAAGGTGACGCTGGACGCCACCGATCCGATCTCGCTGCAAACCGACTACAAGAAATGCGCCGTGCGCATCGAGCGGGTGTGA
- a CDS encoding chaperone NapD, whose protein sequence is MAQAKLNRRALITGQVLGADRIVPPPGGEIASIVVQARPEHLADVEADITALAGCEIYGRDVRGKLVVVAEALDAGSLGTMLNTIQSLRHVYSAALVFHAIETA, encoded by the coding sequence ATGGCCCAAGCCAAACTCAACCGTCGCGCGCTGATCACGGGACAGGTGCTCGGCGCCGACCGCATCGTGCCCCCGCCCGGGGGCGAGATTGCCAGTATCGTGGTGCAGGCGCGCCCCGAGCATCTCGCCGACGTCGAAGCCGACATCACCGCCCTCGCGGGCTGCGAGATTTACGGCCGCGACGTGCGTGGCAAGCTCGTGGTCGTGGCCGAGGCGCTGGACGCCGGCAGCCTCGGCACCATGCTCAACACCATCCAATCCCTGCGACACGTTTATTCCGCGGCGCTCGTCTTCCACGCCATCGAAACCGCCTAA
- the napE gene encoding periplasmic nitrate reductase, NapE protein, whose translation MPAPGDDTTGRLRQRRMEIFAFLFLTAVVMPVLAVGTVGSYGLAVWIYQMFAGPPGPPPTPH comes from the coding sequence ATGCCGGCCCCCGGCGACGACACGACTGGGCGTTTGCGCCAACGGCGCATGGAGATCTTCGCGTTCCTGTTCCTGACGGCGGTCGTGATGCCCGTCCTCGCGGTCGGGACCGTCGGCAGCTACGGGCTGGCCGTGTGGATCTACCAGATGTTCGCGGGCCCGCCCGGCCCGCCTCCGACCCCGCATTGA
- a CDS encoding LLM class flavin-dependent oxidoreductase encodes MKFGIFYELQLPRPWVAGDELALYQNALTQMELADKLGYDHAWVVEHHFLEEYSHSPSPESFLAAASQRTRNIRLGHGILQLTTNHPARVAERVAVLDLLSNGRCEFGMGESASITELTPFGRDMETKKEVFEEAVAAIFPMFKDAGSEHHGKYFDIPLRNVVPKPVQKPHPPLWMACSQLPTIERAGRHGFGALGFQFVSADAAHAWVHAYYNAMTKRLHKLADYQINPNMALVSFFMCAKTDEEARARADGATFFQFALRFYGASQNRQRPAPYTVNMWDEYNKWKRDNPEAQEAALRGGLIGSPETIRRKLKRFQSSHIDQVILLNQAGKNSHEHICESLELFGREVMPEFQNDPAQAAWKQGVMSGEIKLEEIDTEAFTDRYGKLAISVAPAKAAAG; translated from the coding sequence ATGAAGTTCGGCATCTTCTACGAGCTGCAACTGCCGCGGCCCTGGGTGGCTGGCGACGAGCTCGCCCTGTACCAGAACGCGCTGACGCAGATGGAGCTTGCCGACAAGCTCGGCTACGACCATGCCTGGGTGGTCGAGCATCACTTCCTCGAGGAATATTCGCACTCGCCGTCACCGGAATCCTTCCTCGCTGCAGCAAGCCAGCGCACCAGGAACATCCGGCTCGGGCACGGCATCCTGCAGCTCACCACCAATCATCCGGCGCGCGTTGCCGAGCGTGTCGCGGTGCTCGATCTGCTCTCTAACGGCCGCTGCGAGTTCGGCATGGGCGAGAGCGCCTCGATCACCGAACTCACGCCGTTCGGCCGCGACATGGAGACCAAGAAGGAAGTGTTCGAGGAAGCCGTTGCCGCGATCTTCCCGATGTTCAAGGACGCGGGCAGCGAGCATCACGGCAAGTATTTCGATATCCCCCTGCGCAACGTCGTGCCAAAGCCGGTGCAGAAGCCGCATCCGCCGTTGTGGATGGCGTGCTCGCAACTGCCGACCATCGAGCGTGCCGGCCGTCACGGCTTTGGCGCGCTCGGCTTCCAGTTCGTCAGCGCCGACGCCGCGCATGCCTGGGTGCACGCCTATTACAACGCGATGACCAAGCGGCTGCATAAACTGGCGGACTACCAGATCAACCCGAACATGGCGCTGGTCTCGTTCTTCATGTGCGCCAAGACCGACGAGGAGGCGCGCGCCCGCGCCGACGGCGCCACCTTCTTCCAGTTCGCGCTGCGCTTCTACGGTGCCTCGCAGAACCGCCAGCGGCCTGCGCCCTACACCGTCAACATGTGGGACGAGTACAACAAGTGGAAGCGCGACAATCCTGAAGCGCAGGAGGCGGCGCTGCGCGGCGGCCTGATCGGCTCGCCGGAGACGATCCGCAGGAAGCTGAAGCGCTTCCAGTCCTCGCATATCGACCAGGTCATCCTGCTCAACCAGGCCGGCAAGAACAGCCACGAGCACATCTGCGAATCGCTGGAGCTGTTCGGCCGCGAGGTGATGCCGGAGTTCCAGAACGACCCGGCGCAGGCAGCCTGGAAGCAGGGCGTGATGAGTGGCGAGATCAAGCTGGAGGAGATCGACACCGAGGCCTTTACGGACCGCTACGGCAAGCTGGCGATCAGTGTCGCCCCGGCGAAGGCGGCGGCGGGGTAG
- a CDS encoding DUF2200 domain-containing protein, whose amino-acid sequence MPKHRIYTTSFASVYPLYVAKAEKKGRSKAEVDQIISWLTGYGPKELQVQLEGQTDFETFFAEAPAINPSRALIKGAVCGVRVEDIKEPTMREIRYLDKLIDELARGKTMDQILRRK is encoded by the coding sequence TTGCCAAAGCACCGGATCTACACGACCAGCTTCGCCAGCGTTTACCCGCTCTATGTTGCGAAGGCGGAGAAGAAAGGGCGCTCGAAGGCCGAGGTCGATCAGATCATCTCTTGGTTGACGGGTTATGGTCCGAAGGAGCTGCAAGTCCAACTGGAAGGACAGACGGATTTTGAGACCTTCTTTGCAGAGGCCCCTGCAATCAACCCCTCGCGCGCCCTCATCAAAGGCGCGGTGTGTGGCGTTCGAGTGGAGGACATCAAGGAGCCAACGATGCGGGAAATCCGTTACTTGGATAAGCTGATCGACGAACTGGCCCGGGGAAAGACAATGGACCAGATTCTGCGAAGAAAGTGA
- a CDS encoding helix-turn-helix transcriptional regulator — protein MRPCGTSTTAAAGDIAPAVLAIGRSDFPKVLIDTLRRHADVGHCMVFALSRAGAATCLLDAGNIPIGGDLGAAYAGHFHESDPNRDALFEGEGPAPIMLPSFAPRMYGARYRKIFFHESGIVDKCATAIWTGGTCFYVNFYRITAQGRFSAAQRERLQAIAPAIGASVARHFQQTATATPDQNLATLFATRAPLSTLTPREQEVCRRILLGFSSEAISQELGISLHSTLTYRKRAYQRLGISSQNELFSIVLGLLAGPHGLN, from the coding sequence ATGCGCCCTTGCGGGACGTCCACAACTGCAGCGGCAGGCGATATCGCGCCCGCGGTGCTCGCCATCGGCCGCTCCGATTTCCCAAAAGTCCTGATCGACACGCTGCGCCGCCACGCCGATGTCGGCCATTGCATGGTGTTCGCGCTGAGCCGTGCCGGTGCCGCGACCTGCCTGCTCGATGCCGGCAACATCCCGATCGGCGGCGATCTCGGCGCGGCCTATGCCGGGCACTTCCATGAATCCGATCCCAACCGCGATGCGCTGTTCGAAGGCGAGGGCCCTGCGCCGATCATGCTGCCGTCGTTCGCGCCGCGCATGTATGGTGCGCGCTACCGCAAGATCTTCTTCCACGAGTCCGGCATCGTCGACAAATGCGCGACCGCGATCTGGACCGGCGGCACCTGCTTCTATGTCAATTTCTACCGCATCACGGCCCAGGGCCGTTTCAGCGCCGCCCAGCGCGAGCGGCTCCAGGCGATCGCACCGGCGATCGGCGCCAGCGTCGCCCGTCATTTCCAGCAGACCGCGACCGCGACGCCTGACCAGAACCTCGCCACATTGTTCGCCACGCGCGCGCCGCTCTCCACGCTGACACCGCGTGAGCAGGAGGTCTGCCGTCGCATCCTGCTCGGTTTCAGCTCCGAGGCAATCTCGCAAGAACTCGGCATCAGCCTGCATTCGACCCTGACCTACCGCAAGCGCGCCTATCAGCGGCTCGGCATCTCCTCGCAGAACGAATTGTTTTCGATCGTGCTGGGTCTGCTCGCGGGGCCTCACGGCCTGAACTGA
- a CDS encoding L,D-transpeptidase: MAKRAKAKRGKAETLAISMAARVAICAVAVAALGYGLLSGQAGVQPVRKPPAQEARASSSPVYVAPPVHAAAAVPAPAAAPIPAPVPAPLAEPPKADADAPGALVRQVVDYASRQAPGTVIIDTGNTFLYFVLNDRQAMRYGIGVGREGFTWSGEQTVARKAEWPDWHPPVEMVSRQPYLPRFMAGGPGNPLGARAMYLGETEYRIHGTNNPATIGKRVSSGCIRLTNDDVTDLYERVKVGAKVIVLPASAARRPSPGAPDAASRSPDPAPPSSRPSAANAQMLPSGPRIAEAR, translated from the coding sequence ATGGCTAAGCGGGCCAAGGCCAAACGTGGGAAGGCGGAGACGCTCGCAATCTCGATGGCCGCGAGGGTTGCAATTTGCGCCGTGGCCGTCGCCGCGTTGGGGTACGGTTTGCTGTCCGGCCAGGCGGGCGTGCAGCCGGTACGGAAGCCGCCCGCACAGGAAGCCCGGGCATCGTCGTCTCCTGTCTACGTGGCGCCTCCAGTTCATGCCGCAGCGGCGGTTCCGGCCCCGGCTGCAGCTCCGATTCCGGCACCGGTTCCGGCGCCTCTGGCCGAACCGCCCAAAGCCGACGCTGATGCTCCTGGAGCATTGGTGCGGCAGGTGGTCGACTATGCCAGCCGCCAGGCACCGGGCACGGTCATCATCGATACCGGAAACACATTCCTCTATTTCGTCCTGAACGACAGGCAGGCGATGCGCTACGGCATCGGTGTCGGCCGCGAAGGTTTCACGTGGTCCGGTGAGCAGACCGTGGCCCGTAAAGCCGAATGGCCGGATTGGCATCCGCCCGTGGAGATGGTCTCGCGCCAGCCTTATCTGCCGCGCTTCATGGCAGGTGGTCCCGGCAATCCGCTCGGCGCCCGCGCAATGTATCTCGGGGAGACCGAATATCGCATTCACGGCACCAACAACCCCGCTACGATCGGCAAGCGCGTTTCGTCCGGCTGCATCCGGCTCACCAATGACGACGTCACGGACCTCTATGAACGGGTGAAGGTCGGCGCGAAAGTGATCGTGCTTCCGGCAAGCGCTGCCCGCCGGCCGTCCCCGGGCGCGCCCGACGCCGCGTCCCGGTCGCCGGACCCGGCACCGCCGTCGAGCCGCCCCTCGGCTGCCAATGCGCAGATGCTGCCATCTGGACCAAGGATCGCCGAGGCGCGATAG
- a CDS encoding cytochrome P450, producing MSTAPRIDIDPVAFWADPYPMLATMRKEAPIAFVPQLGSTLLTSRDDISISEKQIDVFSSHQPAGLMNRLMGHNMMRKDGEAHQLERRAMFPTVSPKTVKAHWTALFQAHADRILDAIAPGRIDFMRDFALPFSGECLKSITGLTNIGFGDMDAWSQGMIEGIANYAGDPAVEARCHAATSGIDAAIDDILPVITKNPDQSILGVLVASGMPMDSVRANVKLAISGGQNEPRKAIAGTVWALLTHPEQLDLVRKGKVTWLEAFEEYARWISPIGMSPRRIAKPWSIRDVSFELDERVFLMFGSANRDERHFERADQFDVRRDTTKSVAFGAGPHFCAGAWASRAMIADVALPTVFARARLLEIANDEPVRVGGWAFRGLQNLPVTWH from the coding sequence TTGAGCACCGCGCCGCGCATCGACATCGACCCGGTCGCGTTCTGGGCCGATCCCTATCCGATGCTCGCGACAATGCGGAAAGAAGCGCCGATCGCGTTCGTGCCGCAGCTCGGCTCGACCCTGCTGACCAGCCGCGACGACATCTCGATCTCCGAGAAGCAGATCGACGTGTTCTCCTCGCACCAGCCCGCCGGCCTGATGAACCGGCTGATGGGCCACAACATGATGCGCAAGGACGGCGAGGCGCACCAGCTCGAGCGCCGCGCGATGTTTCCGACGGTGTCGCCGAAGACGGTGAAGGCGCATTGGACCGCGCTATTCCAGGCCCATGCCGACCGCATCCTCGACGCGATCGCGCCGGGGCGGATCGACTTCATGCGCGACTTCGCGCTGCCGTTCTCCGGCGAATGCCTGAAGTCGATCACCGGCCTCACCAATATCGGCTTTGGCGACATGGACGCGTGGTCGCAAGGCATGATCGAGGGCATCGCCAACTATGCCGGCGATCCCGCCGTCGAGGCGCGTTGCCATGCCGCGACGTCGGGCATCGACGCTGCGATCGACGACATCCTGCCGGTGATCACGAAGAACCCGGACCAGAGCATCCTCGGCGTGCTCGTGGCCTCCGGCATGCCGATGGACAGCGTGCGGGCAAATGTCAAACTCGCGATCTCAGGCGGCCAGAATGAGCCGCGCAAGGCCATCGCCGGCACGGTCTGGGCGCTCCTGACCCATCCCGAGCAGCTCGATCTGGTGCGCAAGGGCAAGGTGACCTGGCTCGAGGCGTTCGAGGAATATGCCCGCTGGATCTCGCCGATCGGCATGTCGCCACGGCGTATCGCCAAGCCGTGGAGCATCCGCGACGTTTCGTTCGAGCTCGACGAGCGTGTGTTCCTGATGTTCGGCTCCGCCAATCGCGACGAGAGGCATTTTGAGCGCGCGGATCAGTTCGACGTGCGGCGTGATACGACCAAGAGCGTCGCGTTCGGCGCCGGCCCGCATTTTTGCGCCGGCGCATGGGCCTCTCGCGCCATGATCGCCGACGTCGCGCTGCCGACCGTGTTCGCACGCGCCAGGCTTCTCGAGATCGCCAACGACGAGCCGGTGCGGGTGGGCGGCTGGGCGTTTCGCGGACTGCAGAATCTGCCGGTGACATGGCATTAG